A region of Legionella donaldsonii DNA encodes the following proteins:
- a CDS encoding hydrogenase maturation protease, whose amino-acid sequence MIELLILGIGSPFGDDRLGWEVVQGLQKKKALQGYSTQQLQFMACDRPGLNLLDWMQQAKTVFLIDAVRTGAKAGSLLYLENEEIKTINSIQSTHEFGLANTIEMGKILNLLPNKLVLYGIEINELKFQFEITEPIRAAIQALITRIEKDIAIYLRP is encoded by the coding sequence ATGATTGAATTGCTGATTTTAGGTATTGGTTCACCTTTTGGGGATGACCGTTTAGGGTGGGAGGTTGTTCAGGGATTACAAAAGAAGAAAGCGCTTCAAGGCTACTCTACACAGCAATTACAATTCATGGCTTGTGATAGGCCAGGTCTTAATTTGCTCGATTGGATGCAACAGGCAAAAACGGTTTTTTTAATTGATGCCGTTAGAACAGGGGCAAAGGCAGGCAGCCTTCTTTATCTTGAAAATGAAGAAATTAAAACAATTAATTCAATACAATCCACGCATGAATTTGGACTGGCAAATACCATAGAGATGGGAAAAATCCTTAATTTATTACCAAATAAGTTGGTTTTGTATGGTATAGAAATTAACGAACTCAAATTTCAATTTGAGATTACAGAGCCAATCAGGGCGGCTATTCAAGCATTGATAACACGCATCGAAAAGGACATCGCTATTTATTTAAGACCTTAG
- a CDS encoding Ni/Fe hydrogenase subunit alpha, which yields MSKNKEKLIEVPILARVEGEGALKIKIKNNKIQSLQLKIYEPPRLFEKFLEQRDYSEVLDMVARICGICPVAYQMSATQAIENCFNMRPSPWVREMRRLFYCGEWIESHSLHIHLLALPDSLGFKAVTEMAKIYPHEVRRGLRLQALGNELMRLLGGRSVHPVGARIGGFYKAPDPLLVQTLLQKIKASLVDCEELIQWINTLPFGKTFHDFTCVSLFHEQEYPMNEGRIVSDKGLNITIDEFDDYFKEHQVPYSNALHCLLDGKPYLVGPLARLNINHERLPEQIKVFLKQLDVHFPSKNIHHSILARAIEIYFCLLEASRILENYSYPDSSYTEVNIASGRGYGCTEAPRGLLWHCFEMDEQGLVQSARIVPPTSQNQACIEDDLYHSLQQFGLEKPSDELRGYSEKLIRNYDPCISCSTHFLTLDVDRDD from the coding sequence TTGTCAAAGAATAAAGAAAAATTAATTGAAGTTCCTATTCTTGCTCGTGTGGAAGGAGAAGGGGCGCTTAAAATAAAAATTAAGAATAATAAAATTCAATCTTTGCAGCTCAAAATTTATGAGCCGCCTCGGTTATTTGAGAAATTTTTAGAGCAACGGGATTATAGCGAGGTTTTAGATATGGTTGCTCGCATCTGTGGTATTTGCCCGGTTGCTTACCAAATGAGTGCGACGCAGGCCATTGAAAATTGCTTTAACATGCGGCCTAGCCCTTGGGTGCGCGAGATGCGGCGTTTGTTTTATTGTGGGGAGTGGATAGAAAGTCATAGCTTACATATCCACCTTTTGGCTTTGCCAGATAGTTTGGGTTTTAAAGCAGTGACCGAGATGGCAAAAATTTACCCTCATGAAGTACGTCGCGGTTTGCGTTTACAAGCACTGGGCAATGAATTAATGCGATTATTAGGGGGGCGATCTGTCCATCCGGTTGGTGCAAGGATTGGCGGTTTTTACAAGGCTCCTGATCCACTGCTTGTGCAAACCCTATTACAAAAAATAAAGGCATCACTTGTCGATTGTGAAGAACTTATTCAATGGATAAACACATTGCCTTTTGGAAAAACCTTCCATGATTTCACCTGTGTTTCTTTATTTCATGAGCAGGAATATCCAATGAATGAGGGACGCATTGTTTCAGATAAAGGGCTGAATATTACTATTGATGAGTTTGATGATTACTTTAAAGAACATCAAGTCCCTTATTCCAACGCGCTTCACTGTTTATTAGACGGTAAACCCTATTTGGTCGGCCCTTTAGCACGGCTAAATATCAATCATGAACGGCTACCTGAACAGATAAAAGTTTTTTTAAAGCAATTAGACGTTCATTTTCCAAGTAAAAATATTCATCACAGCATTTTAGCGCGCGCAATTGAAATTTATTTTTGTCTATTGGAGGCTTCTCGTATTTTGGAAAATTATAGCTATCCTGATTCGTCTTATACGGAGGTGAATATCGCTTCAGGTCGGGGCTATGGATGTACAGAGGCACCGCGCGGTTTATTGTGGCATTGTTTTGAAATGGATGAGCAAGGGTTGGTTCAATCTGCCCGGATTGTTCCACCAACCAGCCAAAACCAGGCCTGTATTGAAGACGATTTATACCATTCCCTGCAGCAGTTTGGACTTGAAAAACCAAGTGATGAGCTTAGGGGTTATAGTGAAAAGCTCATTAGAAATTATGATCCCTGTATTTCCTGTTCGACTCATTTCTTAACTTTAGATGTGGATCGAGATGATTGA
- a CDS encoding sulfhydrogenase subunit delta yields the protein MRKPHLAVYKFTSCDGCQLAFLNAGEALLMLSELVELTHFAEAGLLDFKEKIDIAFVEGSISTPEEAERIKKIRANSTFLITIGACATAGGIQALRNAANYQEWMASIYASPKTIEALSTSTAISSHVRVDLELWGCPVNTHQVMNAVRSLLFGVVPRIKRDAVCLECKRKGQVCVLVTKKEPCMGPVTQTGCGALCPGYGRACYACYGPSENPNAHSLGLRFAQNGSSVDKIARQFLHINNQAAAFNQAGNYFKGIKIVKE from the coding sequence ATGAGGAAACCGCACTTGGCAGTCTATAAATTCACTTCTTGTGATGGTTGTCAGTTGGCGTTTTTAAATGCTGGGGAAGCCTTGCTCATGTTATCCGAATTGGTTGAGCTGACCCATTTTGCTGAAGCCGGCCTTCTTGATTTTAAGGAAAAAATTGATATTGCGTTTGTCGAAGGAAGTATTTCAACGCCTGAAGAAGCAGAGCGGATAAAAAAGATTCGTGCCAATTCAACGTTTCTTATTACGATTGGAGCCTGTGCAACGGCAGGTGGTATTCAGGCTTTACGCAATGCAGCGAATTATCAAGAATGGATGGCGAGTATTTATGCGTCACCAAAAACCATTGAAGCCCTAAGTACCTCTACAGCAATTTCAAGTCATGTGCGAGTGGATTTGGAGTTATGGGGCTGTCCTGTTAATACCCATCAGGTAATGAATGCGGTGCGTTCGCTATTGTTTGGTGTGGTTCCACGTATTAAGAGGGATGCGGTCTGTCTGGAGTGCAAACGCAAAGGGCAGGTCTGTGTATTGGTTACTAAAAAAGAACCCTGTATGGGCCCTGTTACTCAAACAGGTTGCGGCGCTCTTTGCCCTGGGTATGGACGTGCTTGTTATGCCTGTTATGGCCCTTCGGAAAATCCCAATGCGCATTCATTAGGCCTTCGGTTTGCCCAAAATGGCAGTAGCGTCGATAAGATTGCCAGGCAATTTTTGCATATCAATAATCAAGCAGCCGCATTTAACCAGGCAGGTAATTATTTTAAAGGGATTAAGATTGTCAAAGAATAA
- a CDS encoding FAD/NAD(P)-binding protein, with translation MFKDSYLPRTARINARHQESATIFTLDLQLVEKPDQQDFSFYPGQFNMLYLYGVGEVAISISSDPAEHSYLGHTIRAVGRVTKAMQQLKKGDYVGVRGPFGNGWPVKGALGKDIVIVTGGLGCAPTVSVINYILARREQYGALKIFQGVKHSEDFIFRKQYKKWQAMPQTEIYIAADKAGPTWPWSVGYVTDRITSLQLDANNTIAMMCGPEGMMQAASLALINQGISEKAIYLSMERNMECGIGHCGHCQYGGLFVCKDGPVFAYDCIKALFTEPGF, from the coding sequence ATGTTCAAGGATTCCTATCTACCTCGTACTGCAAGAATTAATGCACGGCATCAAGAGTCAGCCACGATTTTCACCCTCGATCTTCAATTGGTTGAAAAGCCAGACCAGCAGGATTTTTCTTTCTATCCTGGACAATTTAACATGCTTTACCTCTACGGTGTAGGTGAGGTCGCAATTTCAATTAGTTCCGATCCCGCAGAGCACAGTTATCTAGGGCATACAATTCGTGCGGTTGGACGAGTAACAAAAGCAATGCAGCAATTAAAAAAGGGTGATTATGTTGGTGTTCGTGGTCCATTTGGCAATGGTTGGCCTGTAAAAGGGGCTTTAGGCAAAGATATTGTGATTGTGACCGGCGGCTTGGGATGCGCACCAACCGTATCCGTTATTAACTACATTTTGGCCAGACGGGAACAGTACGGGGCCCTAAAGATTTTTCAGGGTGTAAAACATAGTGAAGATTTTATTTTTCGCAAGCAATATAAGAAATGGCAAGCCATGCCGCAAACCGAAATTTATATTGCTGCCGATAAGGCGGGTCCAACATGGCCGTGGAGTGTTGGTTATGTAACGGATAGGATTACTTCACTTCAGTTAGATGCCAACAATACAATAGCAATGATGTGTGGTCCTGAAGGAATGATGCAGGCTGCTAGCCTGGCATTGATTAATCAAGGTATTTCTGAAAAAGCGATTTATCTTAGCATGGAACGCAACATGGAATGTGGCATAGGTCACTGTGGACATTGTCAATATGGTGGTTTATTTGTTTGTAAGGACGGTCCTGTTTTTGCCTATGATTGTATAAAAGCCTTGTTTACCGAACCAGGATTTTGA
- a CDS encoding 4Fe-4S dicluster domain-containing protein: MENDRSYFLPQDKLQALIDALQRLGFSCVGPQVRDGAIVYDKLTDANQLPWGIRAHQAPGEYRLEQLPVQRAFSWANGPQAIKPLLFKPSETVWRVERSSTGKLEFKPCIANELPIAIIGARSCDLAAMAIQDKVFLAQPHQDERYRRRRESLFVIAVNCGYSSDNCFCVSAGTGPNVRSPFDLLMTELDSGFVIQGGSERGHHLISGLNLVLATTQQGNDAGQEIANADAMQTKRIPLDNQRGLRDLLFSNLGHSRWEEVAERCLSCGNCTSVCPTCFCHSEITNPSLDGESSTLEREWDSCFTEGHSYLAGHPIRDDTKKRYRQWLTHKVGSWFDQFDTSGCVGCGRCITWCPVGIDMTEELAAISGESNVRETK; encoded by the coding sequence ATGGAGAATGATCGGAGCTATTTTTTGCCCCAGGACAAGTTACAAGCATTAATTGATGCATTGCAGCGATTAGGTTTCTCTTGTGTGGGGCCTCAAGTCCGTGACGGAGCAATTGTCTATGATAAGCTGACAGACGCAAACCAGTTACCTTGGGGTATTCGTGCTCATCAGGCTCCAGGCGAGTATCGTCTAGAACAACTGCCTGTACAACGTGCCTTTTCATGGGCTAATGGCCCGCAAGCGATCAAGCCGTTACTATTTAAACCCAGTGAAACTGTTTGGCGTGTTGAGCGTAGCAGTACAGGAAAACTGGAATTTAAACCCTGTATCGCTAATGAATTGCCCATCGCCATTATTGGGGCTCGTTCTTGTGATTTAGCCGCAATGGCAATTCAGGATAAGGTTTTTTTAGCACAGCCCCATCAAGATGAACGCTATCGAAGACGCCGTGAATCGTTATTTGTTATTGCTGTTAATTGTGGTTATTCGTCTGATAATTGCTTTTGTGTTTCGGCAGGGACGGGACCCAATGTCAGGAGTCCTTTCGATCTCTTAATGACCGAATTAGATTCGGGTTTCGTCATTCAAGGGGGCAGCGAGCGTGGTCATCATTTAATTTCCGGTCTGAATTTAGTATTGGCAACAACACAACAAGGTAACGATGCCGGACAGGAAATTGCTAATGCGGATGCCATGCAAACGAAGCGTATCCCTTTGGATAATCAGCGAGGGTTGCGAGATTTATTGTTCTCCAATTTAGGTCATTCACGGTGGGAGGAGGTTGCTGAACGTTGTTTATCTTGTGGCAATTGTACGTCTGTATGTCCCACCTGTTTTTGCCATAGTGAAATAACAAATCCCAGCCTTGATGGAGAAAGTAGCACCTTGGAGCGCGAATGGGATTCGTGTTTTACTGAAGGCCACAGTTACCTGGCTGGCCACCCAATTCGTGATGATACAAAAAAGCGTTATCGACAATGGTTGACGCATAAAGTAGGTAGTTGGTTTGATCAGTTTGATACGAGTGGTTGCGTAGGTTGTGGCCGTTGTATAACCTGGTGTCCAGTAGGCATTGATATGACCGAAGAATTAGCTGCTATTTCAGGTGAATCCAATGTAAGGGAAACGAAATAA
- the hypE gene encoding hydrogenase expression/formation protein HypE — METISQRKVAGPKLNIKNGIIDLSHGSGGRAMVQLINEIFLPAFDNPWLAQKNDQACFSVESGRMVMSTDAHVISPLFFPGGNIGSLSVHGTINDIAMAGAKPLYLSASFILEEGFALADLKKIVTSMAEAALAANVAIIAGDTKVVERGKGDGVFISTTGLGVVPQGVCISGDQARPGDKVILSGYVGDHGIAVLSKRNNLEFLTTIKSDTAALNGLVSHMLDAVPSLHCLRDPTRGGVASTLNEWAEQSGVGFVIDEDQIPIRTEVASACELLGLDALYVANEGKLLAICAAEEADKLIATMRSHSLGKEAAIIGEVVEDPRHFVQLRTRLGGLRMMDWLSGEQLPRIC, encoded by the coding sequence ATGGAAACTATCAGCCAAAGAAAAGTGGCAGGACCCAAATTAAATATTAAAAACGGTATTATTGATTTGAGCCATGGCAGTGGTGGACGAGCAATGGTGCAATTAATTAACGAGATTTTTTTGCCTGCCTTTGATAATCCCTGGCTCGCACAAAAAAATGATCAAGCCTGTTTTTCTGTGGAGTCTGGACGAATGGTAATGAGCACCGACGCTCATGTTATTTCCCCTTTATTTTTCCCGGGGGGAAATATTGGTTCCTTATCGGTGCATGGAACGATAAACGATATTGCCATGGCAGGGGCGAAACCACTGTATTTGTCAGCAAGTTTTATTTTAGAAGAAGGCTTTGCCCTTGCAGACTTAAAAAAAATTGTGACCTCAATGGCAGAGGCTGCCCTTGCTGCTAATGTAGCAATTATTGCCGGAGATACCAAAGTGGTGGAACGTGGTAAAGGTGACGGGGTATTTATTAGTACCACGGGATTAGGCGTAGTGCCTCAGGGTGTTTGTATTTCCGGCGATCAGGCCAGGCCTGGTGACAAGGTTATTCTCAGCGGTTATGTCGGTGATCATGGCATTGCTGTTCTATCCAAGCGTAATAATTTGGAGTTTTTAACAACCATCAAATCGGATACAGCCGCTTTAAATGGGTTGGTTAGCCACATGCTTGATGCGGTACCTTCGCTTCATTGTCTTCGCGATCCTACGCGAGGCGGCGTGGCATCGACCTTAAATGAATGGGCGGAACAATCTGGGGTTGGCTTTGTTATCGATGAGGACCAAATTCCTATCCGTACGGAAGTGGCAAGTGCTTGCGAACTGCTCGGTTTAGATGCGTTATATGTGGCTAATGAAGGCAAACTCTTAGCTATCTGTGCTGCAGAAGAGGCTGATAAGTTAATCGCAACCATGCGAAGCCACTCCTTAGGTAAAGAAGCAGCAATCATTGGAGAAGTCGTAGAAGATCCCAGGCATTTTGTACAATTGCGTACAAGATTAGGAGGGCTACGAATGATGGATTGGTTAAGCGGAGAACAGTTACCGCGAATTTGCTAA
- the hypD gene encoding hydrogenase formation protein HypD, with translation MKYINDFRNARLAKIIAKEIGNKALPERQYRLMEFCGGHTHTIHRYGLPSLLPNNVEMIHGPGCPVCVLPINRIDKAIALATSSNVIFCSYGDMLRVPGSNQQSLLQVKAKGADVRMVYSVDDALRLATLNPERDVVFFAIGFETTTPPTAHAIKEAARLNLSNFSVFCNHVLTPAAMNCLLQSSGDEEGIHNLDGFIGPAHVSIVTGSQAYEPISKTYKKPIVISGFEPLDVLHSILMVIEQINKGQSDVEIQYTRAVTREGNLKSQAITRDVFELRSNFEWRGLGNIPESALQIKTTCERFDAEKRFVLPDLPGVEHKQCDCGAILRGIKKPSDCKLFAKVCTPQNPLGSCMVSSEGACAAVYAYGRGR, from the coding sequence ATGAAATACATTAATGATTTTCGTAATGCCAGGCTTGCGAAAATAATAGCCAAAGAAATTGGTAATAAAGCATTGCCTGAGCGACAGTATCGCTTGATGGAGTTTTGTGGTGGGCATACTCATACCATACACCGTTATGGTCTCCCAAGTCTTTTACCCAATAATGTAGAAATGATTCACGGCCCTGGATGCCCCGTGTGCGTTTTACCTATAAACCGCATTGATAAGGCCATTGCCCTGGCTACTTCATCTAACGTTATTTTTTGTAGTTATGGGGATATGTTGCGTGTCCCAGGTTCTAATCAGCAAAGCCTATTGCAGGTAAAAGCAAAGGGAGCTGATGTCAGGATGGTTTATTCAGTGGATGATGCATTGCGGTTGGCGACACTTAATCCAGAACGAGACGTTGTTTTTTTTGCTATTGGTTTTGAAACAACAACGCCGCCCACAGCGCATGCGATTAAAGAGGCTGCAAGATTAAATTTGTCTAATTTTTCAGTCTTTTGTAATCATGTATTAACGCCTGCCGCTATGAATTGCCTTTTGCAATCATCGGGCGATGAAGAGGGTATTCATAATCTGGATGGATTTATAGGACCCGCTCATGTAAGCATTGTGACAGGGAGCCAGGCCTATGAGCCAATAAGCAAAACCTATAAAAAGCCTATTGTTATTTCAGGATTTGAACCACTTGATGTTTTGCATTCCATTTTAATGGTCATTGAGCAAATTAACAAAGGGCAAAGTGATGTTGAAATTCAATACACCCGTGCAGTGACGCGAGAAGGAAATTTAAAGTCACAAGCTATCACAAGAGACGTGTTTGAATTGCGTTCCAATTTTGAGTGGCGCGGGTTGGGTAATATCCCGGAAAGTGCCTTGCAAATTAAAACCACTTGCGAGCGGTTTGATGCTGAAAAGCGGTTTGTTTTGCCCGATCTTCCTGGTGTTGAACATAAACAATGTGATTGCGGGGCTATTTTACGCGGTATAAAAAAACCGAGTGATTGCAAATTATTTGCCAAGGTGTGTACACCCCAAAATCCTTTGGGTTCTTGTATGGTTTCCTCTGAAGGAGCCTGCGCTGCGGTTTATGCCTACGGAAGGGGGCGTTAA
- a CDS encoding HypC/HybG/HupF family hydrogenase formation chaperone produces the protein MCLALPAQVVRLLDSQRALVNIGGIEKEISLALVEQVSEGDYVILHVGYALTRLDEEEAKKTLMLFAEMQEAQ, from the coding sequence ATGTGTTTAGCTCTTCCTGCTCAGGTCGTTCGATTGCTGGACTCTCAGAGAGCACTAGTGAATATAGGCGGCATTGAAAAAGAAATTTCGCTCGCCCTGGTAGAACAAGTGAGTGAGGGGGATTACGTTATTCTTCATGTGGGATATGCCCTGACAAGGCTGGATGAAGAAGAAGCCAAAAAAACACTGATGTTATTTGCTGAAATGCAGGAAGCCCAATGA
- the hypF gene encoding carbamoyltransferase HypF has translation MAEIERLRILIKGQVQGVGFRPHVYRVAQHLNLTGWVQNNTIGVLIEVQGWFVSSFLSHLLTSLPTLARIHDIETSNLALIANENDFLIIESQKTGASHGIISPDMSPCPDCLGELFNPDSRYYYYPFLNCTQCGPRFSITKELPYDRCQTSMGEFTLCPSCERDYSSPENRRYHAQPTACKDCGPELSVSIQVIAQALLEGKIIALKGVGGYQLVCDARNNETVQRLRQKKYREAKPLALMVLNCMSAETFVTVSDKEKEILSSQARPIVLLKKKQDILPEIIAPGLSGLGVMLPSSPLHYLLFHALAGYPEGLKWLDELHSSVLIATSANRAGNPLMIADEKAHNELIAIADLVIAYNRQVITRVDDSVMRFINNQPRFIRRARGFSPISVQLPFSIPSTLALGGHLKNTFCITRGNEAFISQHIGSLTNKETIDFFHESLSHWMRFLDVKVERIACDLHPDFYTTSLARHYNLPVISVQHHQAHLAAVAAEYHILEPALGLVLDGYGYGWDGKAWGGELFLLENTQIQRLGHFYPLPQPSGERAIHQPWRMAAAILHCLQKEGEILRRFFDKPHVSELVHLLKNSHSLPTTSSCGRLFDAASALLGINTISQYEGQAPMQLESLVTNPEVFEGGWTLANNQFNFLPTFRHLLDKDPRRGANVFHGTLIAGLVDWIMIQVKKTAIRQVLLSGGCFLNQVLADGLIKQLERSGLKVYLPEQVPVNDGGISLGQAWLAGNYKEAELICV, from the coding sequence ATGGCTGAGATAGAAAGATTACGGATTTTAATTAAAGGCCAGGTTCAGGGGGTCGGTTTTCGTCCCCATGTATACCGGGTTGCTCAGCACTTAAATCTAACAGGATGGGTGCAAAATAATACAATAGGTGTCCTGATTGAAGTGCAGGGATGGTTTGTTTCTTCTTTTCTTTCCCACCTTTTAACGTCGTTACCAACATTAGCCAGGATTCACGATATTGAAACAAGCAATCTTGCTTTAATCGCTAATGAAAACGATTTTCTTATCATTGAAAGTCAAAAAACCGGGGCTTCACACGGTATTATATCGCCTGATATGAGTCCTTGTCCTGATTGTCTGGGAGAGCTTTTTAATCCGGATAGCCGCTATTATTACTATCCCTTTCTGAATTGCACACAATGCGGTCCACGCTTTTCGATTACTAAAGAATTACCTTATGATCGGTGCCAGACATCAATGGGCGAATTTACTTTATGCCCGTCTTGCGAGCGTGATTATAGTTCGCCTGAGAATCGCCGCTATCATGCTCAACCTACGGCTTGTAAAGACTGTGGTCCAGAGCTTTCCGTTTCCATTCAAGTCATTGCCCAAGCGCTATTGGAAGGAAAAATTATTGCTCTCAAGGGAGTGGGAGGCTATCAATTAGTTTGTGATGCAAGAAATAATGAGACGGTTCAACGATTACGCCAAAAAAAATACCGTGAAGCAAAACCATTGGCGTTAATGGTGCTAAATTGCATGAGTGCTGAGACATTTGTAACGGTCAGCGATAAAGAGAAAGAGATTCTCAGCAGCCAGGCGCGCCCTATCGTATTATTAAAAAAGAAGCAGGACATTCTTCCGGAAATTATTGCCCCAGGTTTATCTGGTCTGGGTGTGATGTTGCCTTCTTCCCCCTTGCATTATTTGTTATTCCACGCTCTGGCAGGTTATCCGGAGGGCTTGAAATGGCTGGATGAGCTTCATTCCTCGGTATTGATTGCAACAAGTGCCAATAGGGCAGGGAATCCTTTAATGATCGCGGATGAAAAGGCGCATAATGAGTTAATAGCGATTGCTGATTTAGTGATCGCTTATAATCGCCAGGTGATTACTCGTGTTGATGATTCAGTCATGCGTTTTATCAATAACCAGCCGCGTTTTATACGGCGTGCTCGAGGATTTTCTCCTATCAGTGTTCAATTGCCTTTTTCCATACCTTCAACCCTGGCTTTAGGGGGGCATCTTAAGAATACGTTTTGTATAACACGGGGGAATGAAGCGTTTATTTCTCAACATATAGGAAGTTTAACGAATAAAGAAACGATTGATTTTTTTCATGAGTCACTCTCTCATTGGATGCGATTTCTTGATGTTAAAGTGGAACGTATTGCCTGTGATTTGCATCCTGATTTTTATACAACCAGCCTTGCCAGGCACTATAATCTGCCAGTAATTTCTGTACAGCATCATCAGGCTCATTTGGCAGCAGTTGCCGCGGAGTATCATATTTTGGAGCCTGCGTTGGGCCTTGTGTTAGACGGGTACGGCTATGGATGGGATGGTAAGGCTTGGGGAGGGGAGTTATTTCTTCTGGAAAATACGCAAATTCAAAGATTAGGGCATTTTTATCCTCTACCGCAACCCAGTGGAGAGCGAGCGATTCACCAGCCTTGGCGGATGGCTGCTGCCATTTTACATTGTTTGCAAAAAGAGGGTGAGATACTGCGGCGATTTTTCGACAAGCCTCATGTTTCCGAGTTGGTTCATTTGCTAAAAAACAGCCATTCTTTGCCGACTACCAGTAGTTGTGGTCGTCTTTTTGATGCCGCCAGTGCTTTGTTAGGCATCAACACGATTTCCCAATATGAAGGGCAAGCCCCTATGCAGCTTGAAAGCTTAGTCACTAATCCTGAAGTTTTTGAGGGGGGGTGGACTCTCGCCAACAATCAATTCAATTTTTTACCAACATTTAGGCACTTACTTGATAAGGATCCCAGGCGTGGTGCCAATGTTTTTCATGGGACTTTAATTGCGGGCTTGGTGGATTGGATTATGATTCAGGTAAAAAAGACAGCGATCAGGCAGGTCTTATTAAGTGGTGGCTGTTTTTTAAACCAGGTGCTTGCAGACGGGTTGATAAAACAATTAGAACGTAGTGGACTGAAAGTCTATTTACCAGAACAAGTGCCTGTCAATGATGGTGGCATTTCATTGGGGCAGGCATGGCTTGCTGGAAATTACAAAGAGGCGGAATTAATATGTGTTTAG
- the hypB gene encoding hydrogenase nickel incorporation protein HypB, with the protein MCGLCGCSGSERDHHEHHDDANFLHTHHHDAGELVSIEQEILAKNQEFVEINRRTFLNNKITAINLMSSPGSGKTTLLAQAIADLKHRLDIAVIVGDQQTNYDAEKIQASGGEAIQINTGKVCHLDAHMVGHAVENLSLKKHSLLFIENVGNLVCPALFDLGEAYKVVILSVTEGDNKPLKYPEMFRKADLLLLTKTDLLPYVDFDINRCIADVKKINPTVNVLPVSATTGEGLGQWYEWLEAIQGNG; encoded by the coding sequence ATGTGTGGACTTTGCGGTTGTTCAGGTTCAGAAAGAGACCATCATGAGCATCATGACGATGCCAATTTCTTACATACCCACCACCATGATGCAGGGGAGCTTGTTTCAATTGAGCAAGAAATACTGGCAAAAAACCAGGAGTTCGTCGAAATCAATCGTCGTACTTTTTTAAACAATAAAATTACTGCTATTAATTTGATGTCAAGTCCCGGCTCAGGGAAAACAACCTTACTTGCCCAAGCGATTGCTGACTTAAAGCATCGCCTGGATATTGCGGTGATCGTCGGTGATCAACAAACAAATTATGATGCTGAAAAAATTCAGGCAAGCGGCGGAGAAGCGATTCAAATTAATACAGGCAAAGTCTGTCATTTAGATGCTCATATGGTTGGTCATGCGGTTGAAAACCTCTCGTTAAAAAAACACTCCCTTCTTTTTATTGAAAATGTAGGCAATTTAGTTTGTCCTGCATTATTTGATTTGGGTGAGGCCTATAAAGTAGTCATTCTTTCTGTAACAGAAGGAGATAATAAGCCTTTAAAATACCCGGAAATGTTCCGTAAGGCAGACTTATTGTTACTAACGAAAACGGATTTATTGCCTTATGTTGATTTTGATATCAATCGGTGTATTGCAGATGTAAAAAAAATTAATCCAACGGTTAATGTGTTGCCTGTTTCTGCAACAACGGGAGAGGGTTTAGGTCAATGGTATGAGTGGCTAGAAGCGATCCAAGGGAATGGCTGA
- the hypA gene encoding hydrogenase maturation nickel metallochaperone HypA — MHELTLSRSILEIVKERASQIACQSVKKIYLEVGELSGVDHESLRFSFSVVARGGIAENASLEIIEIKGQAICDFCQETVMLKNYYDGCNICGQYSLRIIQGEELRVKSMEVE, encoded by the coding sequence ATGCATGAACTAACACTCTCTCGCTCTATTCTTGAAATCGTTAAGGAGCGTGCATCCCAAATCGCTTGCCAATCAGTAAAGAAAATTTATCTGGAGGTTGGAGAATTAAGCGGCGTTGATCATGAATCTTTACGGTTTAGTTTTAGTGTGGTGGCAAGAGGGGGCATCGCAGAAAATGCGAGTCTGGAGATAATTGAGATCAAAGGACAAGCAATCTGTGACTTTTGTCAGGAAACTGTTATGCTTAAAAATTATTATGATGGCTGTAATATTTGTGGGCAATATTCGTTAAGAATAATTCAGGGTGAGGAGCTGCGTGTTAAATCGATGGAGGTCGAATAA